From Microcystis aeruginosa NIES-2549, a single genomic window includes:
- a CDS encoding HEAT repeat domain-containing protein has translation MLTKESIQELKTTNPDFLGEILSQTEDSKNLVFILENLGQIPDNFNQNILINLAQHSQEQIRFLAIKNLAKLADISLLNFFFELAVNDRESLVKREAVSAIARLRNEETLPFLFQFLTDKDPKIILQTIRGLLVFKNNDVVKKSLIKISRSSQ, from the coding sequence ATGCTCACTAAAGAAAGTATCCAGGAATTAAAAACAACTAATCCCGACTTTCTCGGCGAAATATTATCCCAAACGGAGGATAGTAAAAATCTGGTATTTATCTTAGAAAATCTCGGACAAATCCCCGATAATTTTAATCAAAATATCCTCATTAATCTCGCTCAACACTCCCAAGAACAGATCAGATTTTTGGCAATTAAAAATCTGGCTAAACTAGCGGATATAAGTTTACTTAATTTTTTCTTTGAGCTTGCGGTTAATGATCGAGAATCTTTAGTAAAAAGAGAAGCGGTATCGGCAATCGCTCGTCTGAGGAATGAGGAAACTCTTCCCTTTTTATTCCAATTTTTAACCGACAAAGACCCGAAAATTATCTTACAGACAATTCGAGGTTTATTAGTTTTTAAAAACAATGATGTAGTCAAAAAATCTCTAATTAAAATTAGCAGATCATCCCAATGA
- a CDS encoding PEP-CTERM sorting domain-containing protein (PEP-CTERM proteins occur, often in large numbers, in the proteomes of bacteria that also encode an exosortase, a predicted intramembrane cysteine proteinase. The presence of a PEP-CTERM domain at a protein's C-terminus predicts cleavage within the sorting domain, followed by covalent anchoring to some some component of the (usually Gram-negative) cell surface. Many PEP-CTERM proteins exhibit an unusual sequence composition that includes large numbers of potential glycosylation sites. Expression of one such protein has been shown restore the ability of a bacterium to form floc, a type of biofilm.): MINFKYQLTLITATAIGLSLGVVETAQASLLVNVTGTAGSGQTIWVFSGSSTASSDGVFGLAPSDSPEEWRNVGDYVADTSLNAISISPSSGSASITNSQGTRSISLIGIDYDGNSSSSNNDDFGIGVADQSLNIIAGDVVSWTGTLLLPLDITQFKLGTYGPAQSGAIGGLTDIQLTLQSVPESTSIIGLLVAGTFGLALCRRKV; this comes from the coding sequence ATGATCAACTTCAAATACCAATTAACTCTAATAACAGCTACTGCCATTGGTTTAAGCTTGGGAGTTGTTGAAACCGCACAAGCGAGTTTGCTCGTCAATGTAACGGGAACTGCCGGCAGTGGACAGACGATTTGGGTGTTTTCTGGATCTTCTACAGCTTCTTCTGATGGTGTATTTGGCCTTGCTCCAAGCGATTCCCCCGAGGAGTGGCGTAATGTTGGCGACTACGTTGCCGATACTTCACTTAATGCAATATCCATCTCCCCTAGTTCTGGAAGTGCCAGCATCACCAATAGTCAGGGGACTCGATCTATCAGTTTGATCGGGATAGATTATGATGGCAATAGTAGTAGTAGTAATAATGATGATTTTGGAATCGGGGTTGCCGACCAGTCCCTTAATATCATTGCTGGAGATGTGGTTAGTTGGACAGGGACTTTGCTCCTTCCTCTCGACATTACCCAATTTAAGTTGGGGACCTATGGTCCAGCACAAAGTGGTGCGATCGGTGGTTTGACTGATATACAGCTAACCTTACAATCTGTTCCTGAATCGACCAGTATTATTGGGTTATTGGTTGCAGGTACATTTGGTCTGGCTTTGTGTCGCCGTAAAGTTTAA
- a CDS encoding photosystem II reaction center protein K, whose amino-acid sequence METALLFAKLPEAYQIFDPLVDVLPLIPLFFLLLAFVWQASVGFK is encoded by the coding sequence ATGGAAACTGCACTTTTGTTCGCCAAATTGCCGGAAGCATACCAAATTTTCGACCCCTTAGTCGATGTCTTGCCCCTGATTCCCCTATTTTTCCTCTTGCTGGCCTTTGTTTGGCAAGCATCCGTCGGTTTTAAATAA
- the tgt gene encoding tRNA guanosine(34) transglycosylase Tgt encodes MGFSFELIAQCPQTGARVGVWHTPHGLVETPRFMPVGTLATVKGLTPAQIASTGAQMILANTYHLHLQPGESIIERAGGLHEFMAWNQPILTDSGGFQVFSLSQLRQIKESGVTFRSPRDGRIIEITPEKSIQIQNALGADVIMAFDECPPTGVSHETMKASIERTYRWLERCLGAHQRPQEQALFAIVQGGIYEDLRAAAAESLVKLDLPGYAIGGVSVGEETSLIHRIVRITAPLLPENKPRYLMGVGTYGEMAKAIASGIDLFDCVIPTRFGRHGTALVRGERWNLKNARFKEDFAPLDETCPCYTCQHFSRAYLNHLIKSGEMLGYILLSLHNIAELIRFTREIRQSILVGTFAQDFAPWLEDAVDVTPT; translated from the coding sequence GTGGGATTTTCCTTTGAATTAATCGCCCAGTGTCCCCAAACTGGTGCGCGGGTTGGGGTTTGGCATACTCCCCACGGACTGGTAGAAACACCCCGTTTTATGCCCGTGGGAACTTTAGCGACGGTGAAAGGTTTGACCCCCGCTCAAATCGCCAGCACGGGGGCGCAAATGATTCTCGCTAATACCTATCACCTGCATCTGCAGCCTGGAGAAAGTATTATCGAGAGAGCGGGAGGTTTACACGAGTTTATGGCGTGGAATCAGCCAATATTAACAGATTCGGGTGGATTTCAGGTATTTAGCCTTAGTCAACTCCGGCAAATTAAAGAGTCGGGAGTCACCTTTCGATCGCCCCGGGACGGTAGAATCATCGAAATTACGCCAGAAAAATCGATTCAGATTCAAAATGCCCTCGGTGCTGATGTGATTATGGCCTTCGATGAATGTCCCCCCACGGGAGTCAGTCATGAGACCATGAAAGCATCCATAGAACGCACCTATCGCTGGTTAGAGCGCTGTCTGGGGGCCCATCAACGACCTCAAGAACAGGCTTTATTCGCCATAGTCCAAGGAGGAATCTATGAGGATTTACGGGCAGCGGCGGCGGAATCTTTAGTAAAACTCGATTTACCCGGTTACGCTATCGGGGGCGTGAGTGTGGGGGAAGAAACGAGCCTAATTCATCGCATTGTTCGGATAACTGCCCCTTTACTCCCCGAAAATAAGCCCCGTTACCTGATGGGAGTGGGAACCTATGGAGAAATGGCCAAGGCGATCGCTAGTGGTATAGATCTGTTTGATTGCGTTATTCCCACCCGTTTTGGTCGCCATGGCACGGCTTTAGTGCGGGGGGAGCGTTGGAACCTCAAAAATGCCCGTTTTAAGGAGGATTTCGCCCCTTTAGACGAGACTTGTCCCTGTTACACCTGTCAACACTTTAGCCGTGCCTATCTGAATCATTTAATTAAATCGGGGGAGATGTTGGGTTATATTCTCTTATCTCTGCACAATATCGCCGAATTAATCAGATTTACCCGTGAAATTCGTCAATCTATCCTAGTGGGTACTTTTGCCCAAGATTTTGCCCCTTGGCTTGAGGATGCCGTAGATGTTACCCCAACGTGA
- the clpP gene encoding ATP-dependent Clp endopeptidase proteolytic subunit ClpP, with amino-acid sequence MKKLTAAARQESAMIPTVIETTGRGERAFDIYSRLLRERIVFLGQEVTSDLANLIVAQLLFLEAEDPEKDIYLYINSPGGSVSAGLGIFDTMNQIRPDVSTICIGLAASMGAFLLSAGKPGKRMSLPNSRIMIHQPLGGAQGQATDIEIQAKEILYLKQLLNEHLASHTGKPLDLIAEDTERDFFMSAEEALDYGLIDQVIDRSPSASNPPSK; translated from the coding sequence ATCAAAAAACTAACCGCAGCAGCAAGACAAGAAAGCGCAATGATTCCTACCGTTATTGAAACCACAGGCCGGGGCGAACGCGCCTTCGATATCTACTCCCGACTACTCCGGGAAAGAATCGTCTTTTTGGGACAAGAAGTAACCAGCGACCTAGCTAACCTAATCGTCGCCCAATTACTCTTTCTAGAAGCAGAAGACCCCGAAAAAGATATTTACTTGTATATCAACTCCCCCGGGGGTTCCGTTTCGGCCGGATTAGGGATTTTTGACACCATGAATCAAATCCGTCCCGATGTCAGCACCATTTGTATTGGTTTAGCCGCCAGTATGGGGGCTTTTCTCCTCAGCGCTGGCAAACCGGGCAAAAGAATGAGCCTACCCAACTCGCGGATCATGATTCACCAACCCCTCGGCGGCGCCCAAGGTCAGGCCACCGATATCGAAATTCAGGCCAAAGAAATTCTCTATCTCAAACAACTACTCAATGAACACCTAGCTAGTCATACGGGTAAACCTCTCGACCTCATCGCCGAGGATACGGAAAGGGATTTCTTTATGTCCGCCGAAGAGGCTCTGGATTATGGTTTAATCGATCAGGTGATCGATCGCAGTCCTTCCGCTTCTAACCCCCCCAGTAAATAA
- a CDS encoding RNA-guided endonuclease InsQ/TnpB family protein: protein MLVVEAKLKNGTLEQYHRLDEAIRTSQFVRNSCVRYWMDHKGTTRNDLQKLCSVLANNKETPWVNKLNSQARQSAADRAWQSINRFYQNCHAKILGKKGFPRFKKHSRSVDPSASLRVNVERSRDVEYKLTGYKLSDDRRKIRFTDGFKAGEFDLWCSQKTLVYYSEQQIRRVRVVRRADGYYCQFLIDVERQEYHKPTGQITGIDLGLKEFYTDAQGNTVENPRYLRKSEKRLQKAQRRLSKKFRKGKKQSKNYHKQRVKVAKLHLKVSRQRKDKAIKDALALVQSNDLVVYEALKVRNLVKNRKLSKSISDASWYQFTEWLNYFAKIYRIVCVAVPPHFTSQDCSVCGTRVQKTLSTRTHQCPNCQTVLDRDHNAAINILKKGLKYLGNHLNGTVGQTETDPNALGESGLWIFSGDIENLSCLVEQGISDSDLERIPRHSVA, encoded by the coding sequence ATGCTAGTCGTAGAAGCAAAGCTAAAAAACGGGACACTAGAGCAATATCACCGGCTTGATGAAGCAATTAGAACATCTCAGTTTGTGCGTAACTCTTGTGTTCGTTATTGGATGGATCATAAGGGTACAACCCGCAATGATCTCCAAAAACTTTGCTCGGTACTAGCTAACAATAAAGAGACACCTTGGGTTAATAAATTAAACTCTCAAGCTCGTCAATCGGCTGCTGATAGAGCCTGGCAATCAATTAATCGGTTTTACCAGAATTGTCATGCTAAGATACTTGGGAAAAAGGGTTTTCCTCGGTTCAAAAAGCATAGTCGTTCGGTTGACCCTTCGGCTTCGCTCAGGGTCAACGTCGAGCGAAGTCGAGATGTTGAGTATAAACTAACAGGCTACAAACTATCTGATGATCGACGTAAAATCAGATTTACTGATGGCTTTAAAGCAGGAGAATTTGATTTATGGTGTAGTCAAAAGACCTTAGTTTATTATTCAGAACAACAGATTAGACGGGTAAGAGTTGTTAGACGTGCTGACGGTTATTATTGCCAGTTTCTGATTGACGTAGAACGGCAAGAATACCATAAACCGACGGGACAAATAACAGGAATTGACTTAGGGTTAAAGGAATTTTATACCGATGCTCAAGGTAATACTGTAGAGAATCCACGTTATTTAAGAAAGTCAGAAAAACGACTTCAAAAAGCACAACGACGATTATCTAAGAAATTCCGTAAAGGAAAGAAACAGTCTAAAAACTATCATAAGCAACGGGTAAAGGTAGCCAAGCTTCATCTTAAAGTATCAAGACAACGTAAAGACAAAGCAATTAAAGACGCTTTGGCGTTAGTCCAGTCTAATGATCTGGTAGTCTATGAAGCTTTAAAGGTAAGAAACTTAGTCAAAAACCGTAAGCTATCTAAGTCGATTTCCGATGCTTCTTGGTATCAATTCACTGAATGGTTGAATTATTTTGCTAAGATTTATCGGATTGTTTGTGTTGCTGTACCACCGCATTTCACTTCTCAAGATTGTTCAGTTTGTGGGACGAGAGTTCAAAAAACCTTAAGCACTAGAACTCATCAATGTCCTAATTGTCAAACAGTCTTAGATAGGGATCATAATGCAGCAATAAATATTCTTAAAAAAGGGTTGAAATATTTGGGAAATCATCTCAACGGTACTGTTGGGCAAACAGAAACCGACCCAAACGCCTTGGGAGAGTCCGGCCTCTGGATTTTCAGTGGAGACATTGAGAATCTAAGCTGTCTCGTTGAACAAGGAATTTCCGATAGTGATCTGGAAAGAATCCCCCGTCACAGCGTAGCTTGA
- the gmk gene encoding guanylate kinase — MQPGQLIVITGPSGVGKGTLVRHLLTRFPNLYLSVSATTRPPRPGEIEGEDYYFLDRPSFEEKMAAGEFLESAEYAGNYYGTPQSAIAAQLAAGQTVILEIELEGARQVCQSFPEARRIFILPPSFEELERRLRGRGKDAETAIARRLERAREELAASEEFPYQIVNDDLESALDAVEKIIFSR; from the coding sequence ATGCAACCCGGTCAATTAATCGTCATTACTGGCCCTAGCGGTGTGGGCAAGGGTACGCTAGTACGGCATTTACTAACTCGTTTCCCTAACCTCTACCTGTCAGTATCCGCTACTACGCGCCCACCTCGACCGGGTGAAATTGAGGGGGAAGACTACTATTTTCTCGACCGTCCCAGTTTCGAGGAGAAAATGGCAGCTGGAGAATTTCTAGAATCGGCCGAATACGCGGGCAACTACTATGGGACCCCCCAATCAGCGATCGCCGCTCAATTAGCGGCAGGCCAGACCGTCATTCTAGAAATCGAATTGGAGGGAGCCAGACAGGTCTGTCAAAGCTTCCCCGAAGCGAGGAGAATCTTTATCCTACCCCCCAGTTTCGAGGAATTAGAACGTCGTTTGCGCGGCCGGGGCAAAGATGCCGAAACAGCGATCGCCCGTCGTCTGGAACGCGCCCGAGAAGAATTAGCCGCCAGCGAGGAATTCCCCTATCAAATCGTCAACGATGACCTAGAAAGCGCCCTAGATGCCGTCGAGAAGATTATTTTTAGCCGTTAG
- the remA gene encoding extracellular matrix/biofilm regulator RemA: MDIQLINIGFGNIVSANRVIAIVSPESAPIKRIISDARDKGCLIDATYGRRTRAVIITDSSHVVLSAIQPETVAHRFVVNKEAPVNSSN; encoded by the coding sequence ATGGATATACAACTGATCAACATTGGCTTCGGTAATATAGTTTCCGCTAATCGGGTTATCGCCATCGTTAGCCCAGAATCTGCTCCTATCAAACGCATCATCAGTGATGCTCGGGATAAAGGCTGTTTAATCGATGCTACATACGGAAGACGGACTCGTGCGGTGATCATCACCGATTCTAGTCATGTGGTGCTGTCGGCCATTCAACCGGAAACCGTGGCTCACCGTTTCGTGGTCAACAAGGAAGCCCCTGTTAATAGTAGCAACTAA
- the psbV gene encoding photosystem II cytochrome c-550, with protein sequence MIKRLIVAAIAVVFFVLQFNLNGASALELDEETLTITLNDAGGSVTLTSEQATEGQKLFIANCTKCHLQGKTKTNNNVSLGLADLAKAEPPRDNLLALIDYLEHPTSYDGEDDLSEFHPNVSRPDIFPELRNLTEDDVYNVAAYLLVAPRLDERWGGTIYF encoded by the coding sequence ATGATCAAACGTTTGATTGTGGCAGCGATCGCTGTAGTCTTTTTTGTATTACAATTCAATCTTAACGGCGCTAGTGCCTTAGAACTCGATGAAGAAACCCTCACCATCACCCTCAATGATGCGGGGGGATCGGTGACTTTGACTTCTGAACAAGCGACGGAAGGACAGAAACTTTTTATCGCCAATTGTACTAAGTGCCACCTGCAAGGTAAAACCAAAACTAATAATAATGTCAGTTTGGGTCTGGCCGATCTGGCCAAAGCGGAACCCCCCAGAGATAATCTGTTAGCATTGATTGATTATCTAGAACATCCCACCAGTTACGATGGTGAAGATGATCTAAGCGAATTTCATCCCAATGTTAGCCGTCCCGATATCTTCCCAGAATTACGCAATCTGACCGAAGATGATGTGTATAACGTCGCCGCTTATCTGTTGGTTGCTCCCCGTCTAGACGAGCGCTGGGGTGGCACAATTTACTTCTAA
- a CDS encoding DUF3226 domain-containing protein has product MSNLLIVESKNDKIFIEALVKYLNINKIQLDKPICFEEDDYKCLQGLDKAKLTSTFDEIKATLGKKAIPKVGIIIDQDSDTKTERLNWLNDCLKKVYPEAEDIRETSQLYRLTTIEDQITEFACYFTNVEGQGELETVLKKIKNQDSTYADCLEDWRNCLNKQEKSIKDKDFDKFWISNYLRFDTCSTEDKKQAGRKCSMNGFDYVMKNKRHIWNFEHEVLNELKEFLQLFAV; this is encoded by the coding sequence GTGAGTAACTTATTAATCGTCGAGAGCAAGAATGATAAAATTTTTATCGAAGCCCTAGTAAAATACTTAAATATTAACAAAATTCAGTTAGATAAACCGATTTGCTTTGAGGAAGATGACTATAAATGTTTACAGGGTTTAGATAAAGCTAAATTAACCAGCACTTTCGATGAAATTAAGGCGACTCTTGGTAAAAAAGCTATCCCTAAAGTTGGTATTATTATCGATCAAGATTCTGATACTAAGACAGAGCGACTAAATTGGCTTAATGATTGTCTGAAAAAGGTGTATCCAGAAGCGGAAGATATTAGGGAAACCAGTCAGCTTTATAGATTGACAACAATAGAAGATCAAATCACAGAATTTGCTTGTTATTTTACCAATGTGGAAGGACAAGGAGAACTAGAAACAGTTCTCAAGAAGATTAAAAATCAAGATTCCACCTATGCGGATTGTTTAGAAGACTGGAGAAATTGTTTAAACAAGCAAGAAAAATCGATTAAAGACAAAGATTTTGATAAGTTTTGGATTAGTAACTATTTACGATTTGATACCTGTTCCACAGAAGACAAAAAACAAGCTGGCAGGAAATGCAGTATGAATGGATTTGATTATGTTATGAAAAACAAACGTCATATTTGGAACTTTGAGCATGAGGTATTAAATGAACTCAAAGAATTTTTACAACTATTTGCTGTCTAA
- a CDS encoding AAA family ATPase, whose amino-acid sequence MIKDIEISNFRCFEHTKIEGFERVNLIGGKNNSGKTALLEAIFLYSYPYPNTIHPYIRGIIRRQSLAVVRAVPKNAWDDLLFNLDRKNIIELKGSQSNQGDKLVKISISGSLKDSVLGISEDWQKLYDFIAKDKSVISILNIHTSFDHDHDSNDEQLNYFLIASSKEILALPNGGDEEPVIIAASVNKSLEELSESYTKIVFNEQEEEVLKALQILDPSIEKIESFFLGEPNLYLKRKERKRLPVSLFGEAINRLIEMIFALLINPKKIIFIDEIENGLHYTAYPDIWKTLFRLAIELDSQIFATTHSLEMIQAFADVGLEYYPEQGAYFELARSPRTDKIIGIKRQLSTLEYALKHGNEVRGE is encoded by the coding sequence ATGATTAAGGATATTGAAATTAGTAATTTTAGATGTTTTGAGCATACCAAAATTGAAGGTTTTGAGCGAGTTAATTTAATTGGTGGTAAAAACAATTCAGGGAAAACTGCCCTGTTAGAGGCAATATTTTTGTATAGTTATCCCTATCCAAATACTATTCATCCCTACATCAGAGGAATCATTCGTAGGCAATCTTTAGCAGTTGTTCGGGCTGTTCCCAAAAATGCTTGGGATGATTTATTATTCAATCTTGATAGAAAAAATATTATTGAGTTAAAAGGCTCCCAATCTAACCAAGGAGACAAATTGGTAAAAATATCGATTTCTGGTTCTCTTAAAGATAGTGTTCTAGGCATCTCTGAAGACTGGCAAAAATTATACGATTTTATCGCTAAAGATAAATCAGTTATTTCTATCTTAAATATTCACACAAGTTTTGACCATGATCATGACTCAAATGATGAGCAACTGAACTATTTTTTAATTGCTAGTTCTAAGGAGATACTAGCTTTACCTAATGGGGGTGATGAGGAACCAGTAATCATTGCCGCATCTGTCAATAAATCTTTGGAAGAATTGAGCGAGTCCTATACTAAAATAGTTTTTAATGAACAGGAAGAAGAAGTGCTAAAAGCTCTACAAATTCTCGATCCGTCCATTGAAAAAATAGAAAGTTTTTTTCTGGGTGAACCAAATTTATATCTGAAAAGAAAAGAGAGAAAACGCCTACCCGTATCTCTGTTTGGTGAAGCTATTAATCGTCTGATAGAGATGATTTTTGCTCTACTCATCAATCCTAAAAAAATTATTTTTATCGATGAAATAGAAAATGGTCTTCACTATACTGCTTACCCAGATATTTGGAAAACTTTATTCCGATTAGCTATCGAACTAGATAGCCAAATTTTTGCCACAACCCATAGTTTAGAGATGATCCAAGCTTTTGCCGATGTGGGGTTAGAATATTATCCAGAACAGGGGGCCTATTTTGAACTAGCAAGGAGTCCCAGAACTGATAAAATTATTGGTATTAAAAGACAATTAAGCACTTTAGAGTACGCCTTAAAACATGGCAATGAGGTGAGAGGTGAGTAA
- a CDS encoding UbiD family decarboxylase — protein sequence MARDLRGFIKLLEERGQLRRISASVSADLEIAEIANRMLQVGGPALLFENVQGAEFPVAINLMGTVERICWAMNLNKPEELEDLGKKLALLQQPKPPKKLSQAIDFGKVLFDVLKAKPSRNFFPPCQQVILEGDEVDLKKIPMIRPYSGDAGQIITLGLVITKDCETGTPNVGVYRLQLQSHNTMTVHWLSVRGGARHLRKAAQMGKKLEIAIALGVDPLIIMAAATPIPVDLSEWLFAGLYGGSGVQLAKCKTLDLEVPADSEIVLEGTITPGEVLPDGPFGDHMGYYGGVEDSPLIHFHCMTHRRDPIYLTTFSGRPPKEEAMMAIALNRIYTPILRQQVSEIRDFFLPMEALSYKAAIISIDKAYPGQARRAALAFWSALPQFTYTKFVIVVDKEINIRDPRQVVWAISSKVDPVRDVFILPETPFDSLDFASEKVGLGGRMGIDATTKMYPETDHEWGEPLESDPAMAVKVSQRWSEYGLIDINLQEVDANKFGYEM from the coding sequence ATGGCTAGAGACTTACGAGGATTTATTAAGCTTTTAGAAGAGCGTGGGCAATTACGCCGCATTAGTGCATCGGTCTCTGCCGATTTAGAAATTGCCGAGATCGCTAATCGGATGCTACAGGTAGGGGGACCGGCCCTACTGTTTGAAAACGTGCAAGGGGCCGAGTTTCCCGTCGCTATTAACCTAATGGGAACCGTAGAACGCATCTGTTGGGCGATGAACCTGAATAAACCCGAAGAATTGGAAGATTTAGGCAAAAAACTCGCCCTCTTGCAACAACCGAAACCGCCGAAAAAACTCTCCCAAGCGATCGATTTTGGTAAAGTGTTGTTTGATGTCCTGAAAGCCAAACCCAGCCGTAACTTTTTCCCCCCCTGTCAACAGGTGATTTTAGAAGGGGATGAAGTAGATTTAAAGAAAATTCCGATGATTCGCCCCTATTCCGGCGATGCAGGTCAGATTATCACCCTAGGGCTAGTAATTACTAAAGATTGCGAAACGGGAACCCCTAACGTCGGTGTCTATCGCTTACAACTACAGTCTCACAATACCATGACCGTCCACTGGTTATCCGTGCGCGGTGGGGCGCGTCACCTGCGAAAAGCGGCACAGATGGGCAAAAAATTAGAAATAGCCATCGCTTTAGGGGTTGATCCTCTAATTATCATGGCCGCCGCCACTCCTATCCCCGTAGATCTCTCAGAATGGCTGTTTGCGGGATTGTACGGTGGTTCTGGGGTACAGTTAGCCAAGTGTAAAACCCTCGATTTAGAAGTGCCGGCCGACTCAGAAATCGTCCTCGAAGGAACAATTACTCCCGGAGAGGTATTGCCAGATGGACCCTTTGGTGATCACATGGGTTACTATGGCGGTGTGGAAGATTCACCCCTGATTCATTTCCACTGTATGACCCATCGTCGCGACCCCATTTATTTAACCACTTTTAGCGGTCGTCCTCCCAAGGAAGAGGCGATGATGGCTATCGCTCTTAATCGTATTTATACGCCGATTTTACGGCAACAGGTGTCGGAAATAAGAGATTTTTTCCTGCCCATGGAAGCTTTAAGCTATAAAGCGGCGATTATCTCCATTGATAAAGCTTATCCCGGACAAGCGCGGCGAGCGGCCTTAGCTTTTTGGAGTGCCTTACCCCAGTTCACCTATACTAAATTTGTCATCGTCGTCGATAAGGAGATTAATATTCGCGACCCCCGGCAAGTGGTTTGGGCAATTAGTTCTAAAGTGGATCCAGTTCGCGATGTGTTTATTCTCCCAGAAACCCCCTTTGATAGCCTCGATTTTGCCAGCGAAAAGGTCGGTTTGGGGGGGAGAATGGGAATTGATGCCACCACTAAAATGTATCCCGAAACGGACCACGAATGGGGGGAACCGTTGGAGTCGGATCCGGCCATGGCGGTCAAGGTTTCCCAACGCTGGTCAGAATACGGTTTAATCGATATTAATTTACAAGAAGTAGATGCCAATAAATTTGGCTACGAAATGTAG
- the rplJ gene encoding 50S ribosomal protein L10: MGRSRESKGVILEELKTSLSEAQLTMVIDYQGLTVAEISNLRRKLRPTGTICKVTKNTLMGLAIAEDSGWEPMKSLLSGTSAFLLVKEDIGGAFKAYQEFKKESKKTELRGGVLKEGTKGQLLTEDQIKAIADLPSKEQLIAQAAGAINAIATKLARSINEVPASLARAVDAVARQEEKEAA; the protein is encoded by the coding sequence ATGGGGAGAAGCAGAGAAAGCAAGGGAGTAATTCTAGAAGAATTAAAAACCTCCCTTAGCGAAGCTCAATTAACGATGGTCATCGACTATCAAGGTTTAACCGTCGCCGAAATCAGCAATCTACGCCGCAAATTGCGCCCCACGGGAACGATTTGTAAAGTCACCAAAAATACTTTGATGGGATTGGCGATCGCTGAAGATAGTGGCTGGGAACCGATGAAAAGCCTTTTATCGGGAACATCCGCCTTTCTGCTCGTAAAAGAGGATATCGGTGGAGCTTTCAAGGCCTATCAAGAGTTCAAAAAAGAAAGCAAAAAAACCGAATTGCGTGGCGGTGTCCTCAAAGAAGGGACAAAAGGTCAACTGTTGACAGAAGATCAGATCAAAGCGATCGCTGATTTACCGTCGAAAGAACAGTTAATCGCTCAGGCTGCCGGAGCAATCAACGCCATTGCCACCAAACTGGCCCGCAGCATCAACGAAGTTCCCGCATCTTTGGCCCGTGCCGTCGATGCCGTGGCCCGTCAAGAAGAAAAAGAAGCGGCTTAA
- the rplL gene encoding 50S ribosomal protein L7/L12 produces MSAVAEILEKLKTLTLLEAAELVKGIEETFGVSAAAPTGGIIMAAPGAAPAAAAEAVEEQTEFNVVLEEVPADKKIAILKVVRELTGLGLKEAKDLVEAAPKAVKEGTNKDEAAAIKKKLEDAGAKVSVK; encoded by the coding sequence ATGTCTGCTGTAGCTGAAATCTTAGAAAAACTCAAAACCCTGACCCTCTTAGAAGCTGCGGAATTAGTCAAAGGTATCGAAGAAACCTTCGGAGTTAGTGCCGCCGCTCCAACTGGTGGCATAATTATGGCCGCTCCCGGGGCTGCTCCGGCTGCCGCCGCTGAAGCTGTGGAAGAACAAACCGAATTTAACGTCGTTCTCGAAGAAGTTCCCGCCGACAAGAAAATTGCTATCCTCAAGGTAGTGCGCGAATTGACCGGTTTAGGACTCAAAGAAGCGAAAGACCTAGTAGAAGCCGCTCCCAAAGCGGTTAAAGAAGGCACTAACAAAGACGAAGCCGCCGCCATCAAGAAAAAACTGGAAGATGCCGGGGCAAAAGTTAGCGTTAAATAG